Proteins from a genomic interval of Staphylococcus debuckii:
- the tenA gene encoding thiaminase II, with protein sequence MAKFTDRLYERVEPIWASYMEHPFIKGLEDGSLDEEKFKHWLKQDYIYLIEYARLFAIGAAKATDLNMMSTYASLMDGTLNTEMNLHRDYAQKFGISETELEQTEPAEVTTAYTSYMLNMAQIGGVENVIAAILTCTWSYNYIGLNLAEKEGAKEHAGYREWIEMYASDDFTQFKKDCVDLMNEVTQGRSEQDLQRLEDIVVKTSYYEYKFWDMAENLETWDVPVK encoded by the coding sequence GTGGCGAAATTTACAGATCGATTGTATGAACGCGTGGAGCCGATTTGGGCTTCATACATGGAACATCCATTCATCAAGGGGTTAGAAGACGGCAGTTTAGACGAAGAGAAATTCAAACATTGGTTGAAACAAGATTATATCTATTTAATCGAATATGCGCGACTATTTGCCATTGGTGCGGCCAAGGCGACCGACCTGAACATGATGTCTACCTATGCATCACTCATGGACGGCACCCTCAACACCGAAATGAACCTGCACCGAGACTACGCACAGAAATTCGGCATCAGCGAAACCGAACTCGAACAAACCGAACCCGCAGAAGTGACAACCGCCTATACCAGCTACATGCTGAACATGGCACAAATCGGCGGCGTCGAGAACGTTATTGCAGCCATCCTGACTTGCACTTGGAGCTACAACTATATCGGTTTGAACCTTGCGGAAAAAGAAGGCGCTAAAGAGCATGCCGGCTACAGAGAGTGGATTGAAATGTATGCTTCCGACGACTTTACACAGTTCAAAAAAGACTGCGTAGATTTAATGAACGAAGTTACCCAAGGCCGTTCAGAACAAGATTTGCAACGCTTAGAAGACATCGTTGTAAAAACAAGTTACTACGAATACAAATTCTGGGACATGGCAGAAAATCTCGAAACATGGGATGTTCCAGTGAAATAG
- a CDS encoding metallophosphoesterase: protein MEQRLLAASDIHGHGRTLLELLDVAHYSPGNDQLVLCGDYVNNGPDSEGTLEIVQQLQTDGAIVLLGNHELRWLDEIAAAELAMQHKLKMTYQRIQNDWGKLKWRPLLESFDKYYETAEFLFIHAGVLPNIPLEKQTAAEVTGFDKKKDLKSAYPGKYMIHGHVPTFREGCGPGEMKVTDEAVNIDTGAGHGEYLTLLDLTHHKQYCKKVDGAGQK, encoded by the coding sequence TTGGAACAACGACTATTAGCAGCCTCCGATATTCATGGACATGGGCGGACCTTACTAGAATTGTTAGACGTCGCGCATTATTCCCCGGGAAATGATCAGCTGGTACTATGCGGAGATTATGTGAATAACGGTCCCGACTCAGAAGGCACACTAGAAATCGTGCAACAACTGCAAACAGACGGCGCCATCGTACTCCTCGGCAACCATGAGCTGCGGTGGCTCGACGAAATTGCGGCCGCTGAACTCGCCATGCAGCACAAACTCAAGATGACCTACCAGCGCATTCAAAACGACTGGGGTAAACTAAAGTGGCGTCCGTTACTTGAATCATTTGATAAATATTATGAGACGGCAGAATTTCTGTTCATTCATGCCGGAGTTCTGCCGAATATTCCGTTGGAGAAACAAACCGCTGCAGAAGTGACCGGTTTCGATAAAAAGAAAGACTTGAAGAGTGCGTATCCTGGAAAATACATGATCCACGGACATGTGCCGACCTTCCGAGAAGGATGTGGACCAGGCGAAATGAAAGTTACAGATGAAGCGGTGAATATCGATACAGGCGCTGGGCACGGTGAGTATTTAACATTGTTAGATTTAACGCATCACAAACAATATTGCAAGAAAGTAGACGGAGCAGGGCAGAAATAA
- a CDS encoding TetR/AcrR family transcriptional regulator, whose amino-acid sequence MMRRDAIENRQRIETCARQLFTDKGVDNVSMNQISKTLGIGMATLYRNFEDKPALCYQLIENDFAALFADMHAVLDDSGKESSEKFEALLEAFLTFKKVHNDLLRCVEGNKKRTSFKQQPAYEELFKIFYAVLGESDDATWNTFKTDMLLNSLTTNMYQFQLEERGLTDAQLKRYLLKMFE is encoded by the coding sequence ATGATGAGAAGAGATGCAATTGAAAATAGACAGCGTATCGAAACATGCGCGCGTCAGCTCTTTACCGACAAAGGCGTCGACAATGTCAGCATGAACCAGATTTCCAAGACGCTCGGCATCGGCATGGCAACGCTCTATCGGAACTTCGAAGATAAGCCGGCCCTGTGCTATCAGCTGATTGAAAATGATTTCGCTGCGTTATTTGCCGACATGCATGCAGTGTTGGATGATTCGGGAAAAGAAAGCTCCGAAAAGTTCGAGGCACTTTTAGAAGCGTTCTTAACTTTTAAAAAAGTTCATAACGATTTGCTGCGATGTGTAGAGGGTAATAAGAAACGCACCTCGTTCAAGCAACAGCCTGCTTACGAGGAGTTATTTAAGATTTTTTACGCAGTGCTCGGTGAGAGTGATGATGCGACGTGGAATACGTTTAAGACGGATATGTTATTGAATAGTTTAACGACGAATATGTATCAGTTTCAGTTGGAGGAGCGTGGTTTGACGGATGCTCAGCTGAAACGTTATTTATTGAAGATGTTTGAATAG
- a CDS encoding very short patch repair endonuclease — protein sequence MAESKAYRSKMMSKIRGTGGKAETQLAKALWHEGVRYFKNYKKLPGTPDIAITKYKVLVFVDGEFWHGYDWENVKRKRIHTNRDYWIPKLERNMERDEEVNTKLEEMGYTVLRFWEKHEVFKDMDACVDQVLAAIAKNKEKMDAGDASK from the coding sequence GTGGCTGAATCTAAAGCATATCGTTCTAAAATGATGTCAAAAATCAGAGGCACTGGCGGCAAAGCTGAGACGCAACTGGCGAAGGCTTTATGGCATGAAGGCGTGCGTTATTTTAAAAATTATAAGAAGTTGCCGGGTACGCCGGATATTGCGATTACGAAATATAAGGTGCTGGTCTTTGTGGACGGCGAATTTTGGCATGGTTACGATTGGGAGAATGTGAAGCGGAAGCGTATTCATACGAATCGTGATTACTGGATTCCGAAGTTGGAGCGCAATATGGAGCGTGACGAGGAAGTCAATACCAAGCTTGAGGAAATGGGATATACGGTGCTGCGTTTTTGGGAGAAGCATGAAGTCTTCAAAGATATGGATGCATGCGTCGATCAAGTTCTGGCGGCCATTGCGAAAAATAAGGAAAAGATGGATGCGGGAGATGCGTCGAAATGA
- a CDS encoding patatin-like phospholipase family protein produces the protein MTTKSVVLGAGGQFGMAFEIGYLKGLADKGVNLCDADEFVGTSAGAQVGTVIASDADWDTIWEEQLNYQREEAHPLTDADLADLFQKFDHIARSSRTVEEWVNGISELAMKPKVDLPETERLNMIRNSLGNAVSGWVKGLKIVVTEVETNQRRVFDQDSDVPLVKAIAASCAFQGAYPTIEINGNHYYDGGSYSLENPDVSEADKVVVLAANLPVLTPFSLSELIEEMEKRGQNVHRVEPNREVMQILEKYDNNTMNGAMRKEVAEAARKQGQNDVDAMYAFWH, from the coding sequence ATGACCACAAAATCAGTTGTATTAGGTGCTGGCGGACAATTCGGCATGGCCTTTGAAATCGGTTATTTGAAAGGCTTGGCAGATAAAGGTGTCAATTTATGCGATGCCGATGAATTCGTCGGTACTTCTGCCGGCGCTCAAGTAGGCACAGTGATAGCGTCAGATGCAGATTGGGACACAATTTGGGAAGAACAATTGAACTATCAGCGTGAAGAAGCTCATCCGCTGACTGATGCAGATTTAGCAGACTTATTTCAAAAATTTGATCACATCGCCAGATCATCACGCACAGTTGAAGAATGGGTGAATGGCATCAGTGAGTTGGCGATGAAGCCGAAAGTAGACCTCCCTGAGACAGAACGCTTGAACATGATTCGTAATAGTTTGGGCAATGCAGTATCAGGTTGGGTCAAAGGATTGAAAATTGTCGTTACGGAAGTGGAAACCAACCAACGCCGCGTCTTTGATCAAGATTCAGACGTACCGCTTGTGAAAGCTATTGCGGCAAGCTGTGCGTTCCAAGGCGCCTATCCGACGATTGAAATCAATGGCAACCATTACTATGATGGCGGTTCTTACTCCTTAGAGAACCCCGATGTGAGCGAAGCGGATAAAGTGGTGGTATTGGCAGCAAACTTGCCTGTCCTCACACCATTTTCACTCTCAGAACTGATTGAAGAAATGGAAAAGCGCGGTCAAAATGTGCATCGCGTCGAACCGAATAGAGAAGTTATGCAAATTCTTGAAAAGTATGATAATAATACAATGAACGGTGCAATGCGTAAAGAAGTTGCAGAAGCGGCCAGAAAACAAGGTCAGAACGACGTAGATGCGATGTACGCATTTTGGCACTAA
- a CDS encoding SDR family NAD(P)-dependent oxidoreductase produces the protein MMRVVLITGGNKGLGYETAKALKDKGYRVYIGSRDEGRGKKAAEELGVKSVQLDVTEVETLRNAAHEIREAEGRLDILINNAGISGDVKKVDEVTGADVERVYNTNVFGVVRTIHMFVPLLEQSEQPVIVNVSSGLGSFGMVTDPDTQESKVNSLAYCSSKSAVTMLTVQYAKGLPHIQVNAADPGPTNTDLVGDFSNNSKPASQGIVPIVKLATIDKDGPTGKFVGVDGEMPW, from the coding sequence TTGATGAGAGTAGTATTAATTACAGGCGGCAATAAAGGCTTGGGTTATGAAACGGCGAAAGCGTTGAAGGATAAAGGTTATCGGGTGTATATCGGTTCGCGTGATGAAGGTCGCGGTAAGAAAGCGGCGGAGGAACTCGGTGTGAAGAGTGTACAGCTGGATGTGACTGAAGTGGAGACATTGCGTAATGCGGCGCATGAAATTCGTGAAGCGGAAGGCCGCTTGGATATCTTGATTAATAATGCTGGGATTTCTGGCGATGTGAAGAAAGTCGATGAAGTGACGGGTGCAGATGTCGAGCGTGTTTATAATACGAATGTCTTCGGCGTGGTGCGCACGATTCATATGTTTGTGCCGTTATTGGAACAATCTGAGCAACCGGTGATTGTAAATGTCAGCAGTGGCTTAGGTTCATTCGGTATGGTGACTGATCCGGATACTCAAGAATCTAAAGTGAACTCGTTAGCGTATTGTTCATCGAAATCAGCTGTGACGATGTTGACGGTGCAATATGCGAAAGGCTTGCCGCATATACAAGTGAATGCTGCGGATCCAGGTCCGACGAATACAGACTTAGTGGGCGATTTCAGTAATAATTCGAAGCCCGCTTCTCAAGGTATTGTACCTATTGTGAAGTTGGCGACAATTGATAAAGATGGTCCGACTGGAAAATTTGTCGGCGTAGATGGCGAGATGCCTTGGTAA
- a CDS encoding CPBP family intramembrane glutamic endopeptidase, which translates to MSKTRQSDRLWIEEPDKDFPFYNGKPIKISAGKWAIIIAFLIFGFILLTKMNLPFIPFKVNEFLQTISLPLFAVLGLYLTIGGYTKKFFRPLHKKDILTIIVFAILSLIVSSALSGIVGALSGGVKANPAAAVHGGTDALPQFLWSRFLTIIQLFGEEFMALIPLLACLTFFYHRNPHKRKRAVWLALICSSLIFGLLHLPTYQWDFTQCIFVIGLGRIIDSLAYVKTKNLLVTYIAHVIYDLSIYTFAFLA; encoded by the coding sequence GTGAGTAAGACACGACAATCTGACAGACTGTGGATTGAAGAGCCAGACAAAGACTTTCCGTTTTATAACGGGAAACCTATCAAGATCAGCGCTGGCAAATGGGCAATTATCATAGCCTTTTTAATTTTCGGATTCATTCTGTTAACCAAAATGAATCTGCCGTTCATTCCATTTAAAGTGAATGAATTTTTACAAACTATCAGCTTACCCTTGTTCGCTGTATTAGGACTGTATTTAACAATTGGCGGTTACACGAAGAAATTTTTCCGACCTTTACATAAAAAGGACATCTTGACTATCATCGTGTTCGCCATTCTATCCTTGATTGTAAGCTCTGCTTTATCAGGAATCGTCGGAGCATTATCAGGTGGCGTCAAAGCGAACCCGGCAGCAGCAGTACATGGTGGTACTGATGCTTTACCACAATTTTTATGGTCACGTTTCTTAACAATTATTCAATTATTCGGCGAAGAATTTATGGCACTCATCCCATTATTAGCATGCTTAACATTCTTTTATCACCGAAATCCGCACAAACGTAAACGTGCCGTATGGTTAGCATTAATTTGTTCGTCACTTATTTTCGGACTATTGCATTTGCCAACGTATCAATGGGACTTTACACAATGTATCTTTGTTATTGGCTTAGGACGTATTATCGACTCATTAGCCTATGTAAAAACGAAAAATTTATTAGTTACTTATATCGCGCATGTTATTTACGATCTGTCCATTTATACGTTCGCTTTCCTAGCGTAG
- a CDS encoding ABC transporter permease, with the protein MWQRINRILALTVLVLLIVMPLCLILWKGFAPTAESGIISNIGQLAQGDNIKILWNSVVLGIAVVILSTIIALPLSYIMVKTSLARHQWIDILIMIPFMTPPYIGAMGWMLTMQHNGLLEQLVPGAAKVTPLFFSFFGMALIMSCHLAPFLYVVLKKSLLNVQQSQEEAGLVYGGSFMYRFRRIILPMFVSGYSMGALLVFVKTIGEFGTPITMGNRIGYRVLTSEIHHSASIWPIDFQHAALLSTLLLGVSMGVWALQTWFQTRTAVAGDSGKGRKTMQKARNKWDIILYAIVGFALFLTIVMPYASIVVNAFVKQLSKGLKLQNITLDNFIQVLSGNGGIALANSLMLALAAATIASVLGLWFVLASEGKSKKKESDGWMRRLIDFFSLLPNTVPGIIVVIGLILIWNNKVNPIPAYNTIGILVITYTVLYIPYAVQNIKNVHQTIGHNLMEAAEMSGSTGWTRFRTIKLPLLTPGIISGLILIFCISMRELVGSLMLRPPNTDTSATYIYRQFEQGESAQGMAMALLSVGITSLILILMQVWQNRKER; encoded by the coding sequence ATGTGGCAGCGCATCAATCGCATCTTAGCATTAACCGTCTTAGTGTTATTAATTGTCATGCCATTATGTTTGATACTATGGAAAGGATTCGCGCCGACCGCGGAATCCGGCATAATAAGTAATATCGGACAATTAGCACAAGGTGATAATATTAAAATACTATGGAACTCAGTAGTGTTAGGTATCGCGGTTGTCATACTATCCACAATCATTGCTTTGCCGCTGAGTTATATCATGGTGAAAACGTCATTAGCAAGACATCAATGGATTGATATTCTTATTATGATACCTTTTATGACACCGCCTTACATCGGTGCAATGGGTTGGATGTTGACGATGCAGCATAACGGATTATTAGAACAATTAGTACCAGGTGCAGCTAAAGTAACGCCGTTATTCTTCTCATTCTTTGGTATGGCACTCATTATGAGCTGCCACCTTGCACCTTTTTTATATGTAGTACTAAAAAAATCCCTATTGAATGTGCAGCAATCACAAGAAGAAGCGGGGCTCGTTTATGGCGGATCATTTATGTACCGCTTCCGCCGCATCATTCTCCCGATGTTTGTTTCGGGTTACAGCATGGGCGCGTTGCTTGTCTTCGTTAAGACGATTGGCGAATTCGGTACTCCGATAACGATGGGCAACCGCATCGGCTACCGCGTACTGACATCTGAAATTCATCATAGCGCCTCTATTTGGCCAATCGATTTTCAGCATGCGGCACTTTTATCCACCTTGCTCCTTGGCGTGAGCATGGGAGTGTGGGCCTTGCAGACTTGGTTTCAAACACGTACTGCAGTAGCTGGAGACAGCGGTAAAGGGCGCAAAACAATGCAGAAGGCCCGCAATAAATGGGATATTATCCTCTACGCGATTGTCGGCTTTGCGCTTTTCCTTACTATCGTGATGCCGTATGCCAGTATTGTGGTGAACGCTTTCGTTAAACAATTGTCAAAAGGCTTGAAGCTGCAAAACATCACTTTGGACAACTTCATTCAAGTGCTGTCAGGCAACGGAGGCATTGCATTAGCCAACAGTTTGATGCTTGCTTTAGCTGCAGCAACGATTGCGAGCGTCCTCGGATTATGGTTTGTTTTAGCTTCAGAAGGTAAAAGTAAAAAGAAAGAAAGCGATGGCTGGATGAGACGTCTGATCGATTTCTTCAGCTTATTGCCAAATACAGTACCTGGTATTATTGTGGTGATCGGATTGATTCTTATTTGGAATAATAAAGTAAATCCTATACCAGCCTATAATACTATCGGCATTCTCGTTATTACGTATACCGTGCTTTACATACCGTATGCCGTGCAGAATATTAAAAACGTCCATCAAACTATTGGCCATAACTTGATGGAAGCGGCTGAAATGAGCGGCAGCACAGGTTGGACACGCTTCCGTACAATTAAACTGCCATTATTGACACCAGGTATCATTTCCGGATTGATTCTTATCTTCTGTATTTCGATGCGCGAATTAGTAGGTTCCTTAATGTTGCGTCCGCCAAATACCGACACTTCAGCAACCTACATTTATCGTCAATTCGAACAAGGCGAATCTGCACAAGGAATGGCAATGGCACTCTTGTCAGTCGGCATCACTTCACTCATACTGATTTTAATGCAAGTATGGCAGAACAGGAAGGAGCGGTAA
- a CDS encoding osmoprotectant ABC transporter substrate-binding protein, producing the protein MHRFRNILIVILFSTVMLSGCDLPGLGGGSGKNVKITALATSESQIMAHMIRLQIEHDTHGKVKPTIINNLGSATIEHNTLKRGDAQISATRYTGTDLVGALDHKPITDTDKAMHVVQKGFKDKFNQTFFNSYGFENTFAFMVTQEVAKKYHLEKVSDLEKHKDDLRLGTDSTWVKRAGDGYPAFTKAYGFKFKTVRPMQIGLVYDALKNKKLDVALGYTTDGRIAAYKLKVLKDDRHFFPPYDASPLAKNDFLKKNPEIKKSLEKLQGKVSTQQMQKLNYQSDGQQKEPAVVAEKFLKKHHYFENE; encoded by the coding sequence ATGCATCGATTTAGAAATATATTGATTGTTATCTTATTCAGTACAGTAATGTTATCAGGATGCGATTTACCAGGATTAGGCGGCGGTTCTGGTAAAAATGTAAAAATCACCGCACTTGCGACCAGTGAATCTCAAATTATGGCACATATGATTCGCTTGCAGATCGAACATGATACGCACGGCAAAGTAAAACCGACAATTATCAATAATCTGGGTTCAGCCACGATTGAGCATAACACGTTGAAACGCGGAGATGCGCAAATTTCCGCCACCCGTTATACAGGGACAGACTTAGTCGGCGCACTGGATCATAAGCCAATTACTGACACGGATAAGGCGATGCATGTGGTGCAGAAGGGATTTAAGGATAAGTTCAACCAGACTTTCTTTAACTCCTATGGCTTTGAAAATACCTTCGCCTTTATGGTTACGCAAGAGGTCGCGAAAAAATACCATCTAGAGAAAGTATCGGATTTAGAAAAACATAAAGATGATTTGCGTCTCGGTACAGATTCCACTTGGGTAAAACGCGCAGGGGACGGTTACCCAGCTTTCACCAAAGCATACGGTTTCAAATTCAAAACAGTTCGCCCGATGCAGATTGGTTTAGTTTATGATGCTTTAAAGAATAAGAAGTTGGATGTGGCACTCGGCTACACTACAGACGGCCGTATTGCTGCTTATAAACTGAAGGTGTTGAAAGACGACCGTCACTTCTTCCCACCTTATGATGCCAGCCCGCTGGCGAAAAATGACTTTTTGAAAAAGAATCCAGAAATTAAAAAGTCACTTGAAAAATTACAGGGCAAAGTTTCTACTCAACAGATGCAGAAACTGAACTATCAATCAGACGGCCAACAAAAAGAACCTGCTGTCGTAGCTGAAAAATTCTTGAAAAAGCACCATTATTTTGAAAATGAATAG
- a CDS encoding ABC transporter substrate-binding protein translates to MALLMVLAGCQNKPEGDDAKSSDGKSSGGKDKLVLYTAGPDDLVKDMVKEYEKDSGKKVEVFQGTTGEILGRLEAEKDNPKADVVQLASLPAALDYKKKGLIAPYKVKNADKLYKDWQDKDGYWYGFSGSALGISYNTDKVKQAPKDVKDLLKKDYKDALAIPNPSESGTALDLLSIKVHNQGQKAWDEYQALKDNGMKLAGANKPALETVIKGENKAVYGGVDYMVYKAKKKGEPVDITYPESGTSISPRPAFILKSSKHKDAAKDYMNYVTSDKGQKQVDEHYLIPADKAAHKNKMTKAREDIKELKYDWPSLSSESEKVLKRFMDMMKS, encoded by the coding sequence ATGGCGTTGTTAATGGTGTTGGCGGGTTGTCAGAATAAGCCTGAGGGGGATGATGCGAAATCTTCTGATGGCAAGTCTTCTGGCGGCAAGGATAAGTTGGTGTTGTACACGGCGGGGCCGGATGATTTGGTAAAGGATATGGTGAAGGAGTATGAGAAGGATTCTGGCAAGAAGGTGGAGGTCTTCCAAGGGACTACGGGTGAAATTCTAGGTCGTTTGGAAGCGGAAAAGGATAATCCGAAAGCGGATGTTGTGCAATTGGCTTCTCTGCCGGCTGCTTTGGATTATAAAAAGAAGGGCTTGATTGCGCCGTATAAGGTGAAGAATGCGGATAAGTTGTACAAGGATTGGCAAGATAAAGATGGGTATTGGTATGGTTTCAGCGGTAGTGCGCTTGGGATTTCATACAATACGGATAAGGTGAAACAGGCTCCGAAAGATGTGAAGGATTTGTTGAAGAAGGATTATAAAGATGCGTTGGCGATTCCGAATCCTTCTGAGTCGGGTACTGCGTTGGATTTGTTGTCGATCAAAGTGCATAATCAAGGTCAAAAAGCTTGGGATGAGTATCAAGCGTTGAAGGATAATGGCATGAAATTGGCGGGTGCGAATAAGCCTGCATTGGAAACGGTGATTAAAGGTGAGAATAAAGCGGTATATGGCGGTGTGGACTATATGGTCTATAAAGCTAAGAAAAAAGGTGAACCTGTAGATATTACTTACCCTGAGTCAGGTACGTCGATTTCTCCGCGTCCGGCGTTTATCTTGAAGTCTTCTAAGCATAAAGATGCGGCGAAGGATTATATGAATTATGTGACGAGTGATAAGGGGCAGAAGCAAGTGGATGAGCATTATTTGATTCCGGCAGATAAAGCGGCGCATAAGAATAAGATGACGAAGGCGCGTGAAGATATTAAGGAATTGAAATATGATTGGCCGTCGTTGTCGAGCGAGAGTGAAAAAGTGTTGAAACGCTTTATGGATATGATGAAGTCATAG
- a CDS encoding TspO/MBR family protein, producing the protein MNKPLKVIRNIVHLATPTVGGMLIGRYATSNAREDYHEEKNPPLSPPGITFPIVWTGLYAAMGIAYTVARNASKDKSVPISHYTQLGLNFLWSILYFRYKLRGTALIESYALFAAVVVTAVNFYKANKVSGLLMIPYAAWCAFASYLATGSWILNKDNDDVQ; encoded by the coding sequence ATGAATAAACCATTGAAAGTGATTAGAAATATTGTGCATTTAGCAACTCCGACTGTAGGCGGCATGTTAATCGGACGTTATGCGACGAGCAATGCGCGTGAAGATTATCATGAAGAAAAGAATCCGCCGTTATCGCCGCCGGGTATTACGTTTCCTATCGTGTGGACGGGATTGTATGCGGCAATGGGCATCGCTTATACCGTAGCGCGTAATGCCAGCAAGGATAAATCGGTGCCGATTTCGCATTACACACAACTCGGCTTAAATTTCTTATGGTCGATTTTATATTTCAGATACAAATTAAGAGGCACGGCGTTAATCGAGAGTTATGCACTCTTCGCAGCAGTCGTCGTGACTGCAGTTAACTTTTACAAAGCAAATAAAGTGAGCGGACTCTTAATGATTCCTTATGCGGCTTGGTGCGCTTTCGCTAGTTATTTAGCAACAGGCAGCTGGATTCTGAATAAAGATAACGACGACGTACAATAA
- a CDS encoding NmrA/HSCARG family protein: MSKSILVIGATGKQGFAVVKELLDKGWHVRAFTRNKENEKLARVESDKLDIFEGDLSNPESIARAMEDQYGVYSVQPILREDPEEELRQGKMIIEEAEDAGVHFVVYSTAGGVNRDRTGPHFEALAQIEDTLKASRLNYAIIKPSFFMDNFLRIVKEHGGRLVIPEFINPTIRFAMISSIDIARIAAEIFAHPKKYNHEEIEIGSDELMLNEVAAEFVEATGKPATIEGDFVSGTAERSWLEDHGYVVDFDQMDAINPERLKLREWIRRQNF; encoded by the coding sequence ATGAGTAAATCAATTTTAGTGATTGGTGCGACTGGCAAACAAGGTTTTGCAGTGGTTAAAGAGTTGTTGGATAAAGGTTGGCATGTGCGTGCCTTCACGAGAAATAAAGAGAATGAGAAGTTAGCGCGTGTTGAGAGCGATAAATTGGATATCTTTGAGGGAGATTTGAGTAATCCGGAGTCGATTGCGCGTGCGATGGAGGACCAATATGGCGTGTATAGTGTGCAACCGATTCTTCGCGAGGATCCGGAAGAGGAGCTGCGTCAAGGGAAGATGATTATTGAAGAAGCGGAAGATGCGGGCGTGCATTTTGTGGTGTATAGCACGGCGGGCGGTGTCAATCGTGACCGCACGGGTCCGCATTTCGAAGCGTTGGCGCAAATTGAAGATACCTTGAAAGCATCCCGTTTGAATTACGCAATTATCAAACCGTCCTTCTTCATGGATAATTTCTTGCGTATTGTGAAAGAACACGGGGGTCGATTAGTTATTCCAGAATTTATTAATCCGACAATTAGATTTGCGATGATTTCTTCTATAGATATAGCACGAATTGCGGCTGAAATCTTTGCCCATCCTAAAAAGTACAACCATGAAGAAATTGAAATTGGCTCTGATGAGTTAATGTTGAACGAAGTAGCGGCAGAGTTTGTAGAGGCGACAGGCAAACCTGCAACAATTGAAGGCGATTTTGTCAGCGGTACAGCGGAACGTTCGTGGCTCGAGGACCATGGTTATGTGGTAGATTTCGATCAAATGGACGCCATCAATCCAGAACGGTTGAAATTACGAGAGTGGATTCGTCGCCAAAACTTTTAA